Genomic DNA from Nicotiana tabacum cultivar K326 chromosome 21, ASM71507v2, whole genome shotgun sequence:
ATAATGCGTTCCGGAAACTGGCTGGTAATCAACCCTTCTCCGGTAACTCAGAGTTTGCGTTTATGCAAGGCCGAGCTTCTTTTGTACCTTCTCATATCCAATGAGCCGCTACGCATTAGTCAAATCTTCTAGCTAAAACACATGTTGATATCAACTAATTTGCTGGGGGCAGTGGAAAGATAAGTTTGGTGACTAGTGGAAATGGAGCAAATATACAAATGAATCTAACCTTGAAAACATTTTTTCTCTCCGTGGCATTTATTAGAAGAATTACACGGGCAGAGCTAATTCCATATAATTAAATGCATATCAAAATACAATAATTGCTTACCTAAAAAATCACTAATACGATATGccctatattatactatatacaATTAGCACAATTGATTTTTATATGGGTTCGCATATGGTATGGTACTCCTCTTGGGCTACAAGGGTTATCTTACTTATTCGCAGTTTAGGTCAACTACAATTGTAGTTTTGAAACTCGTTCACCACTAATGATTCTCTCAACCCTTTGATTTTACAGCTCACTAAAGAATCTATACTCTTGTCATAACTTCTCTTTTTACTCACCTTTTTTTTCCTGCTTTAATATACTACAATACAAGGATTATAGTGCATGCTAGAAAATTAAATGAGAGTAGTCTTGTTTAGTCTAAATTCTGGAAAGCTTGTTAGTCCAAATACACACCTTCCATTAGATGCGTGCTCCGTCTCCTTTCATTAGATTGCAATCTAAGCTTTATTTGCGGCTCATTTGTTTTAACGAAGTTGAGTAACCCTACATGGTAGGCTGTGGTTATTTCACCTTTTTTAGCCGGGTGATTTTTTACGTTAAATTTTGTGTTCTTTACTtatcagtctttacatttctAAGTGCATAATAAAAGCAGAGACTTGGTATAATTGGACAGAGCGAGGGCACAATTTGATCAGAAGAACGCTTTTCAGTCAAAACACGATGGAATGGCTATGCTATGCCATTAGTGAAGCATCAAAAGTAAAGGGAAACTCAGTTAGAAGATGGAAGTTACAAGACCACTTTACAAAATTCTTTTGCTCGAGGAACTACAACAAGCATGGACGATATATTAGTATCATTAGCTTGCAAGGCAAGGCTAGAAACAAGAGAAGATCAACCATTATTATCCCAGAAATGGCTTTTAACACGGGTTGGACAAACATTGCAGTTAAGATCTCAAATTTCATTAAATGCAAGACCCAGAAGGCAGTTACAGTTACACCCAGAAATACAGAAGATCTTCCCTACTCAGAAACAATCAGAAGAAATAAATGGACTACTAGAGAAATGAATGAAGCCTTTGTTCAGGAAAAAGATGGTATCATCAGCATCTCAGGTGAACCCAACTCTTCCCAAAACTAACTTCTCTCCAGGAGTGTGATAGGTTGCCTTCCAGTGGAGATCTCTGACATTCCCACTCTCAGGGACGAAAGATAACATTAGATAGGTGGGATCGTCTGTATGGTGATGAGGCTGTCTTAACAGCATTGAACCAGCACCCGATTGTAGGGTCAATGAATTATGGCAGCGTCACAAGTTATTATGACTCTGATGTGACGGTGAATCTTACTTTTCCAAATGAATTTGCTgctttcattttttcattttgtgaAGGATTACAATATTATATGTGTAGCACAAAGATGTATGTCTTTCAAGGTCCATGTCCTAACCAATTGTCATCTAGAAGAGGCCAAGAAGTCCTGACTGACCTACATATAAACTGACCCCATAAGGTTTATCACTAAGCAGATATAAGTTTCTTATGCCTAGGCCCCCATTTCTTGCTGATTGTAAGGTTCGTTAACTTAACTAAATGGATAACTTTCTTGTTACTGACCACCAAAGTTTCTGGTTGCGATACTGACCACCTTTCTTGCTGAGTGTAAGGTTCTTTCACTTAACTAAATGGAGAactatcttttcttttattgCCTTGCCAAATGAACATCCATTTGACAGTGCTGAACATTTTCTTTTGTTGAACAAAATTCTATCTTATACACGACAAATCCAGTGAATCAATTAATTcaattgagtttttttttttttggttttcataTTGATTCAGCACGTTTATCGGCCCGAAGATATTGAACAGGAAAGTGGACGCCACAGTTTCTTGATAATTGGATATGGAGATGAAGGCGGTATACCATACTACATTGTGAAGAATTGTTGGGGTTTTACGTGGGGCCTGAATGGCTACGCTAGAGTTGCACGGAATGTGATTACTAAGTTTGTTACTCCGGGATTCGTTCGCTGGATGGAGAattaggtgtcttgacttggcaGAGTGGTGCAATTATCAATGGGGTTGCGTGAGAACATTCCAATCTATGTTTTTTGTAAGCGTTTTAACTATGAGCAGTGATCTGACTTTGGTTGCGTGAGATCATTCCAATCTCTGTTTTTTGTAAGCATTTTAACTACGAGCAGCGGTCTGACTTTGGTTGTGTGAGAACCTCTGTTTTTTGTTAAGTGTTTTAACTATGATCAGTGATCTGCCTTCTTCATTGAAGTGTCTGGTAACTTTTTACTATTGCCAAACAGTTTTGGAACAATCTGTAATCCAGTTTGTGTTGAGAGCTATTAGTCGTAAAAGTTTACTCCTATATGATctgtttaacttgaattttccTACAATATTTTTTTCGGTTCTTTTAGGTTTACGCTCTAAGGAGGGTAATATTAATATGGTTTTGCATATCTAAAATATTACCTTTGTGAAATTAAGGTGTTAATTATGCAATTTCAAAACTAGCATATGATTAGAGTAAGTGATGGTGAACGTTTGCAGTATATAAATAAATAGGTGCATAAATCTATGGTAGGTGGTATGCCTCTGTTTGAATCTTACTACAGGTACTACTAAAAAGTAGATAGTTATATGAAAGCAAGTTGTGCTTTAGCTTATCTGTTCATCTTTAAACAATTTTGGTTCATTAGCTGTTTCTCTGAAGTGAATTCTACAAGTCATACGCATTTACTGAATTGAACGTGTCATTGATATTGTTTATGAACACTGTCATTGATATTGTTTATGAACACAGGCGTATTCGTGGTATATAATTACTCCCATATTTGATTGAAGCTATGACTGCCCTTCCAATTTTTGGGTTCTATGCAATTCAATTAATTGAGTTATTTGTTATTCTGCGTTGTGCTGTAAATTCTGAATTTACATAAAGTTGTTTTTTCCTTCCGATCGGCACTTAAGAGTTTAAGTAAAAAAAGAGTTTTGGACGGGTGTGGAGCTTCAAAAAGTGTTTTCTCACGTTTTCTTTTGCCCAACCATttaaagagatagaagaaagtaTGTTGAAGCTTGTTTACTCATTGACAGATAAATTCACACAATATAAACACTTACGACATGGTCAAGTTTAATAGGATAGATACAGCTTGCAAGGGATAGATATTAGCCAATTAGGAGGTTGGTCAAGTCCAGTATTTGAAAGGACATATCTTGAAGGAAGTTGGTTAGCCAATTTATCTCCGCTACTGTTGATGCTACTGCCTTATACTCCGCTTCAGTAGAAGATCGAGCAATTGTGCGTTGTTTCTTGGAGGACCAGCTAATAGGATTACCATCGAGAAATATTAAGTAGGCAAATGTAGACATGCGATTGTCATAGTTTCCAGCCAAGTCGGCATATCAGCCAAGTCGGCATATGAAAAAGCTATAAGTCAAAGGGACAAGGACTTTTTGATATGTAAACCATAAGTAATTGTGTGTTTCAGATACCAAAGGAGGCGTTTGACAGCTTGCCGATGCTTGACTATAGGAGAGTGCATAAACCgagccaatttttttttatttttggcaaaGCAAATATCAAGGCGGGTGAAAGTATAACGATTCAccccggtcattttgtgtatttgagcatGTACTTCTATTTGATGCTTTCCGTATGTGTGTTTGATGTTTGCTGATTTAAGGgcatggttggtttggtttcgggaagGTTTGAGAATGATAGAAACACTTAGTTTCatttttggaagtttaagttgtaagagttcaTCTAGGTTTGAATTTTATGTAGATTATCTCGGATTAgcattctgatgattccaatagatttgtatggtgatttttgacttagcagtatgtccggatttg
This window encodes:
- the LOC107798738 gene encoding uncharacterized protein LOC107798738 isoform X1 — protein: MEISISRSTNSRLYLFSNLGGIELFLASFPDLPNKQGPWLMNLYAHELNYIYRETWLRKHGVFTRVIPSQRGRETWYNWTERGHNLIRRTLFSQNTMEWLCYAISEASKVKGNSVRRWKLQDHFTKFFCSRNYNKHGRYISIISLQGKARNKRRSTIIIPEMAFNTGWTNIAVKISNFIKCKTQKAVTVTPRNTEDLPYSETIRRNKWTTREMNEAFVQEKDGIISISARLSARRY
- the LOC107798738 gene encoding uncharacterized protein LOC107798738 isoform X2; its protein translation is MEISISRSTNSRLYLFSNLGGIELFLASFPDLPNKQGPWLMNLYAHELNYIYRETWLRKHGVFTRVIPSQRGRERGHNLIRRTLFSQNTMEWLCYAISEASKVKGNSVRRWKLQDHFTKFFCSRNYNKHGRYISIISLQGKARNKRRSTIIIPEMAFNTGWTNIAVKISNFIKCKTQKAVTVTPRNTEDLPYSETIRRNKWTTREMNEAFVQEKDGIISISARLSARRY